GTTTGAGCGAGAGCTTCCCAGTCGAGACTAACTCGATAGAGTCGCTGTAGTCTCCCTGACAGTACCTGAAGGAGCCTTGTAAGGTTATTTCCTTGGTAGAGATCTTTGAGATTGGAAACTGGATCTCTTCTTGCCCCATTCCAACTTGAACGTACGTTCCACCTGCCTTGCAAACCTCGATGCCTGTTCTGATGCAAGGCTGAGCACCAGAGCATTCAAATATGACATCGGCATCTTTCTTACCAATAGCCTTTCTGATAACAGATTCTACACTGACACCAGGTGGCAAGTCACCTGAGTTGACCGTATGTGTCGCACCAAACTGCTTGGCCCTTTCCAGTTTGGTTTCGGACAGGTCCACGAAGACTACATCAGTGGCCCCAAATATACTGGCTACTTTACCAGTCAACAGACCTACGGGCCCAGCTCCAAATACGACGCATCGAGCGCCAAATCTCATTTTGGCCAGCTTGTTTGCGTGGACTGCCACCGACAATGGTTCCATCAATGCCCCTTCCTCGAAAGACACATGATCAGGTATTTTGTAGACAAAATCCTTGGGAGCCCTATAATACTTTGTTAAGGTTCCATCATAGGGTGGTGTAGCTGCGAATTTCAAATCAGGGTCCAGGTTGTACCTTCcctcttttaattttgatGAGAACCTATTGGGGAAGCCAGGCTCTAGTGCCACTCTGTCTCCCACTTTAAGCGTCTTGACGTTGTCGCCTATAAGTGCCACTACACCCGAGGATTCATGTCCAAGCACCATTGGCGACTTCACCACGAAATGAGAAATCCTGCCATGCGTATAGTAGTGAATATCTGAACCACATATCCCTGTGGctttgatttgaatgattACTTCGTTTGGGTCTGAAATTTTGGGGATATTAACATTAGTTAAGACAATTTTACCAGGCTGCTCTAAGACAACAGCTTGTTGCGTAGTTAATTCTGTCATGCCTGATGGGCCCTCTGTTCTGTAGGTAGTGTGAATATGTCTTTTTGCTGTGGGtttaagtatatatatatatatatatatatgtatacagtttttcaattttaagTTCGAACTATTTCAGGGGAGGGGTTACAATCTCCTGGGATATGATACGTCGGAGTACTTATTAAATCATTCTAGGATAAACTGGAGTTAGAATCGACTTTGAGGATGTTGTGGATTTCCATCAGGATAGGCTCTATCTCGCTGGGGTCACAAGCAACACCATTGCCCAAACGGATGGCGTGCGATG
This DNA window, taken from Saccharomyces eubayanus strain FM1318 chromosome XII, whole genome shotgun sequence, encodes the following:
- the XYL2 gene encoding D-xylulose reductase XYL2; the encoded protein is MTELTTQQAVVLEQPGKIVLTNVNIPKISDPNEVIIQIKATGICGSDIHYYTHGRISHFVVKSPMVLGHESSGVVALIGDNVKTLKVGDRVALEPGFPNRFSSKLKEGRYNLDPDLKFAATPPYDGTLTKYYRAPKDFVYKIPDHVSFEEGALMEPLSVAVHANKLAKMRFGARCVVFGAGPVGLLTGKVASIFGATDVVFVDLSETKLERAKQFGATHTVNSGDLPPGVSVESVIRKAIGKKDADVIFECSGAQPCIRTGIEVCKAGGTYVQVGMGQEEIQFPISKISTKEITLQGSFRYCQGDYSDSIELVSTGKLSLKPLITHRYQFKEAIEAFDENRDHPLDNVKTIIEGPE